A window of Procambarus clarkii isolate CNS0578487 chromosome 9, FALCON_Pclarkii_2.0, whole genome shotgun sequence contains these coding sequences:
- the LOC138362790 gene encoding A-kinase anchor protein 5-like, producing the protein MGARQTCVMGARQTCVMGARQTCVMGARQTCVMGARQTCVMGARQTCVMGARQTCVMGARQTCVMGARQTCVMGARQTCVMGARQTCVMGARQTCVMGARQTCVMGARQTCVMGARQTCVMGARQTCVMGARQTCVMGARQTCVMGARQTCVMGARQTCVMGARQTCVMGARQTCVMGARQTCAMGARQTCVMGARQTCVMGARQTCVMGARQTCVMGARQTCVMGARQTCVMGARQTCVMDARQTCVMGARQTCVMGARQTCVMGARQTCVMGARQTCVMGARQTCVMGARQTCVMGARQTCVMGARQTCVMGARQTCVMGARQTCVMGARQTCVMGARQTCVMGARQTCVMGARQTCVMGARQTCVMGARQTCVMGA; encoded by the coding sequence CTCGACAGACGTGCGTCATGGGGGCTCGACAGACGTGCGTCATGGGCGCTCGACAGACGTGCGTCATGGGCGCTCGACAGACGTGCGTCATGGGTGCTCGACAGACGTGCGTCATGGGCGCTCGACAGACGTGCGTCATGGGCGCTCGACAGACGTGCGTCATGGGTGCTCGACAGACGTGCGTCATGGGCGCTCGACAGACGTGCGTCATGGGCGCTCGACAGACGTGCGTCATGGGTGCTCGACAGACGTGCGTCATGGGCGCTCGACAGACGTGCGTCATGGGGGCTCGACAGACGTGCGTCATGGGCGCTCGACAGACGTGCGTCATGGGTGCTCGACAGACGTGCGTCATGGGCGCTCGACAGACGTGCGTCATGGGCGCTCGACAGACGTGCGTCATGGGCGCTCGACAGACGTGCGTCATGGGCGCTCGACAGACGTGCGTCATGGGCGCTCGACAGACGTGCGCCATGGGCGCTCGACAGACGTGCGTCATGGGCGCTCGACAGACGTGCGTCATGGGCGCTCGACAGACGTGCGTCATGGGGGCTCGACAGACGTGCGTCATGGGGGCTCGACAGACGTGCGTCATGGGCGCTCGACAGACGTGCGTCATGGGCGCTCGACAGACGTGCGTCATGGACGCTCGACAGACGTGCGTCATGGGCGCTCGACAGACGTGCGTCATGGGCGCTCGACAGACGTGCGTCATGGGCGCTCGACAGACGTGCGTCATGGGCGCTCGACAGACGTGCGTCATGGGCGCTCGACAGACGTGCGTCATGGGCGCTCGACAGACGTGCGTCATGGGGGCTCGACAGACGTGCGTCATGGGGGCTCGACAGACGTGCGTCATGGGGGCTCGACAGACGTGCGTCATGGGGGCTCGACAGACGTGCGTCATGGGGGCTCGACAGACGTGCGTCATGGGGGCTCGACAGACGTGCGTCATGGGGGCTCGACAGACGTGCGTCATGGGGGCTCGACAGACGTGCGTCATGGGGGCTCGACAGACGTGCGTCATGGGGGCTCGACAGACGTGCGTCATGGGGGCTTGA